The region CCCAGCCAGGTCGTCCTGGTCAGCCGCAAGGGCGACCCGAATCCGATGATCAGGAATCTCCGGCTGGCGGCCAATGCTGTCCTGACCGCCCCGGCAGCCTGACCGGGACCAGCCGACCCGCTTGGCGCTGAACTGCACCAAGCGCCTGACCGTATCTCGTCACGTACGGTCTTACGGACAAATCGCGGGCCGGCAGCGTCCGAACCTGCCCGGCCCGCTGTCGTCGGGTCAGCCGAAATCGAACGTCTCCTGCGCGAAGTCGGCCGGGGCCGGGCTGGGCAGGGGCGGCGGTGCGCCGTCCTGGTGTGCGGCCCTCCAGCGCTCGGCCAGCTCGCCCTTCCAACCCTTGGGCGGGGGCCATGGAATGCCTCAGGCAGCGAGCTGGTCGCGCTTCCAGCCGCCGGCAGGCGTGCGCGCGGCTTCGATCTCTTCGGACGAGGGCAGGTCAGGCACCTCTAGCGACCGCCCATGAGGAACAGGGCCGACGCCGGGTGCGAAGGTCCTTCGGGAAGCCGGTCGACCAACGACTTCAGTGCCTGGACGGCGTCCGACACAGCGGGCGCCGACAGGTCCTTCGCATCGTCCAGCACCACGCGGTTGAACTCCTCGATCAGATTCCGGGCCTGACGCGCCAACTTCGCCGGATCCGTCTTCGCCGCCATCGCGACCAGAAGGCGCGGCTATCGGCCCGTGTCAGGCTCGGGGGTGGCCCTCATCCCAGCTTGGCCGCCCAACCCGCAACGTCCCGATGTGGTGGGAGCGGTCGACCAGGTGCGCGATGTCCACGTAGGGGTCAGCATCGAGCAGCAGTGCGTCGGCAGTGGATCCGACGGTGATCGTCCCCGGTGTCGTCGCCTGCTGACCGATCTTCTCGGCCGAATGCCGGGTACCGGCGCCAGGACCGCGGGCAGCGGCAGGCCTGCCTTTGCCAGCAATTGCAGTTCTCGCAGCAGGGCGATGGGTGGCGAGGGCATCAGGATGGCCACGTCGCTGCCCGCGGTGATCTTCACTCCCGCGTCGTGCATCAGCGCCAGCGTGCGCATCGCATAGTCGAAACGGATGTGGGAGTCCTGCGCGGAATGCCGGGGGAACTGGCGCCCGTAGATCGGGCGGCTGGTGATGTGCGGGATGTCGTCGTGCGTGGCGAAACCATCATCGACCAGCTGTTGCAAATAGCCGGCCGCGCCGTTGTGCGCGATCTGCTCCCAGGTGACCAGGGTGGGGCAGTAAGAGGTGTTCGTCTCCGCCAGTAGTGCGGCGACGTCGCGGGCCTCTGCGGTACTACCGGGGTCCTGCGGCTGGAAGGCGTGTTCGATGCCGTCCGCGCCGAACGCCACCGCTTCCTCCAGATCGATGCGTTCGTGGACATGCACGAGTACCTTCTTGCCCTTCTCGTGCCCGGCCGCGACGATGGCTTTGAGGGCGTCGAGGGGCAGCTTGTCCGGGGCGCCGGGCTCGCCGTCGTAGATGCACTTGATGAAGTCGACCTGATCGGCCAGCGCCAGTGCTTGACGATAGGCAACGTCGGCATTGTCGGTCTGGTAGGCGATGGGGGCCCGTGCCGGATCGTCCAGGACCGGCCAGCCCTCCACACCGGTGAACACCGGCCCGGCGAAGAACAACCCGGCAGCGGCGTCGGTGGCCTTGTCGCGGTAGTCGCGGGCGGCGAGCTCGATCTCCAGTGGACCGCCGAGGTCGACGACGCTGGTCACCCCGGCACTCAGGAAGTCGGTGAGTAGCTGGGAGACGTACTTCACCCGCTCGTTCTCGGGCTTGGAGTAGGCGTGTCCACCCAGGTGAGTGTGGCTCTCCCACAGGCCCGGCACCAGGTAGCCACCCCGCCCGTCGAGCACGGGAGCGCCACCGGTCGCTGCCCGCGCGCCGGCCGCCGGCCGGATGGCGCTGAACCGTCCGTCGGTCACCACCACTTCGGCATCGGCGATGGGGGCGGCCTCCTGCCCGTCGATGACGGTCACGTTGCGAATGATCATGGACATCTCCTTGTTTGACGACCCAACTGCATAGGGTCGGGCAGGGCGGCTGGTGTCGACGCGTCGTGCATCGCGATGCGGACGCCGAGTGTGCCCGCGGCACCGATGACTGCGGCACCGAGCAGGGGGGCCACCCGGCGCCACCGCGGGACGCTCGCCGGGGCAGGCGCGCCGGTGATGGGAGTGTCGGGATCGTCGTCGCGCGCAGCGCCGTTCGATACGGGTTCGTTGCCTGCGATGCGGCGGCGTGCCTCGCGCCATTGACGTACTTCTTCAGCGCCCAGGCCGCACGCGCGGGTATAGGCGTCGACGAACCCTTCTCGGGGCAGGGTGACGCGGCCGAGAGTGCTTGCGATCGTGCTGGCCGGGAGTGTGTCGGCGTTCGCGGTCGCCTTGTCTTCAAGCTGCCGGTAGGTCAGGCCGGACCAGATCCGTAGCGAACGCAGGGATGCAGTGAACTCGGTAGGAGTCCGGCTCTGTGCGGGCTGTGGTGCATCCTCCGGTAGCTCGGCGAAGCCGTCCCCCTGCTCGGTCATTGCTTCAGCATGACCCCGCAGTTGGTGACCTGGCACTCCTTGAATCAGCCGTGTTCGGGGGTGTTCGGAACACCGGTCAGCACTGTTTCGAACAGACGCGAACGCTGATTCTCCTTGTCAGCCCGGTGACCGTGCGGACATTCTCGGCATCACCCGGATCCGGCTGAAGTCTCACGCCAAAGACGGGCGAGGAAGGGCAAAACCGACCTCTACACATCATTCGACGCACATCTTGAAGGAGCATCATGCGTACTCGTACATGGTTCGCAGGCCTCGCGGCGGGGGTCGCTCTGCTGGCTGGCGGTTCGGTCGCCACCGCACAGGCGGCTCCCGCGCCTTCTCCGACCAGCACGACAGCGACTGTGCCTGGGTACTGGCACTATGACGGCAGCTACTCGGAGTCGACGTGCTACTCGCTGGCGGCGTCCTACGCCGGCCCCGCCTACTGCACTCCGCGCGGCAGCAGGTGGGCCCTTTACATCTGGGTCGAGTAACTCGTCCGTTCCTCGACAGCAGGCCACGAACAGAGTCCGCCCCCTTCCGGACCTCGTCGAAACGTTGAGCCGGACAGACCTGGAGAGTCCTGCGCGATCCCCCGGCTGGATCCGCTGGGCCTCATCACGTCTGACGGGGAAGTCCGGTGGGCCCGCAGCCTCTCGGAGCGGATCCACCGGACTCCCGTTGTTCCGTGGCGGGCAGGGAAGCCGGGGTATGAGCCGCAGGGCTTGAACCGTTCGAGCGCAGCATGCCGCCCCGGTGGGAGTGCTGCTCCGTCCACAGAGGGGAACATTCGGCTGAGCCTGCGCCAGGGACGCCACGAAGGCAGGGCCCTGTCGCTTGGTTCGACGATTGACCTGCCCAGGTCGACTTCCCCGGTGGGCGGAGCCGCCAGGTCTGCCGAGTGGTAGCGGTCAGACATGGTGCTCCAGGTTCCCGAACCGATGCCGGCTGCGCCAGCCGCTGTGTTGCCGACGGCCGGGGTGGCGTACGAGGCCAAGTGGGACGGCTACCGCTGCCTGCTCGCCCGGCACCCTGACGGGCGGGGGGAGCTGCGCTCACGGCGGGGCACCGCGCTGACGGTGGCGTTCGGTGACATCGCGGCGAGGGGTCAGCAGACGGTGCGCCTGATAGCCCTCGGGCCGACGGTGCGGCTTTGCGGCATACGGGTTCAACAGTCCGTCCACATCCAACAACAGCACTGGGCGCACCAGCTCATCCCCCTTGGTCCCGCGTCGCGCCGTACCGGCCTGCGGCGAGACCGCCCCACAGAATTCCGGCCGGTACTGATCTCCGTAACCCGGGGCTCTGGGGTAGTGGGACGATCTTGACGTGGCAGCAGTGATCACGGCGTCACAGCCGTCCTGGATAGGCCCGTTCACCGGGCTGAGCCCGCGCGACTTCGGCAAGCTGGTGACCGCCCTGCGCCGTGAGGGAGCGGGCGGGGTCCGCCGAGGCCGGCCGTAGAGCCTTCCCCCTGGAGGACCGCGTCCGTCCTACTGCTCGCGGCGTACTGGAGCACGAACTTGACGCTGCGCCGACACGCGCCGTTGTTCGGAATCGCGAAGCCTGCAACCAACCGCATCATCAACGGCCTCGCACCGCCGCTCGCGCTGCGGCCGCGCCGGCGGTTCCGCAAGGGCACCGTCGCGGGAAGACTTTAGCCCCAGGTGAGCGGGTCGAGATGGAGGTAGAAGCGCAGGCGGTCGTGGTCGAGGGTGATGCCGTACCTCTCGGCGAACGCCACGTCCGCGGCCCGCGCCTGCTCCTCGTTCGGCCATGTCTCCCGCGCGTTGGCGAGCAGCAGGGAAAGGTCTGCATAACGGTCGGCCAGCCCGAGGCGGCCCAGGTCGATGAAGCCCGATACGTTCAGGGTCTGCGGGTCGAGGATGATGTTGGGCAGGCACAGATCCCCGTGGCAGACGACCATGTCGGCGGCCTCCTGGTCCCGTCGCCGTGCGACCTGCGGGGCGAGGCGGGCCAGCAACTCCGTGGCCGGCGTGTGCTGCTGCTCGACAGGGAGAAATTCCGGGTTCACCGCCTCGCGGGTCACGACGTCGCGCGCCACGGCGACCATGACGTCCAGGCCCCGGCGGAACGGGCACTCCCCCACGGGCACCTCGTGTAGCCGGCGGACGGCGTCCGCAATACGCTCCCAGGCGACTCGCAGGTCCGCGGCGGACACCTGGTCAGCGGGTACGCCGGGGACGGCACTGGTCACCAGGCAGACACCCGCGCTACCGGAGTGCCAGTCGAGCACCCGGGGGCCCGGTACGCCCTGGTCGCCCAGCCACGCGACCCGGTCGCGCTCGGCCTTCAGGTGGACGGCGTCCGCAGCGGGCACGCACTTGGCGTACCGGGCAGCGTCCGCACTGCGAAAGACGGCGGCTCCCGACTCGCCCGCAGTGACGGGCAACCAGTCGCCGTCGCCGCCACCTGCGCCGAGCGGCACCGGCGACACGGTCCGAGGTCCAGGATGCTCGCTCATAGCGGCCACTCTAGCCAGCCGGCGGCCAGTCCGAATCCGAGCAGGTTCCGACTGGTTGCCGAGCTGGTACGCCTCGCATTGCGATGGTGACCGGGAGCACGAAGGGGGTGTGACGATCAAGACGCTCGACAACCCGGGCTGGGCCGTCAAAATGATCCCGCCCTACGCTCATGCGCCAGACCGCTCCGATGCCGGCCAACGGGGGATGGGGAACAGGCCACACAGCAAATCCCAGCACAGGGCGGTGCAGGGCAGGGCAGGGCAGCACCGGGAAGGTCGACAGGGCCGCGTTGCGGTCCCTGTCGCACCCACCATGTTGCGCACTCGCCCGTCTCGCCCGGTGCGGCGGCCGCTCAGCAGCTGGGGCAGACCGCCGACCAGCGGTGCTCGTAGCGGACGCGGGGGGGGCGGCGGGGTCGGCGTCGCGGTAGAGCTGGCGGACATCGCGGACGAAGTCGTCGTGGTCGTTCAGGTCAATGTAGTTGGGGTCCGGCAGCCATCTTCCGCAGCCGGTTATCGGGAGGAGTATCGGCCATCGGATAGCCGGGGGCGAATTGCCCTGCACGCCGCCCGTAAGGAGTGGATCCGACGGCCTCCCGGCCCGCCGGGGAGGGGATG is a window of Streptomyces caniferus DNA encoding:
- a CDS encoding Imm53 family immunity protein is translated as MTGNQSPSPPPAPSGTGDTVRGPGCSLIAATLASRRPVRIRAGSDWLPSWYASHCDGDREHEGGVTIKTLDNPGWAVKMIPPYAHAPDRSDAGQRGMGNRPHSKSQHRAVQGRAGQHREGRQGRVAVPVAPTMLRTRPSRPVRRPLSSWGRPPTSGARSGRGGGGGVGVAVELADIADEVVVVVQVNVVGVRQPSSAAGYREEYRPSDSRGRIALHAARKEWIRRPPGPPGRGCGAGRGLRICATDTAVPPLPLSGR
- a CDS encoding APH(3'') family aminoglycoside O-phosphotransferase translates to MSEHPGPRTVSPVPLGAGGGDGDWLPVTAGESGAAVFRSADAARYAKCVPAADAVHLKAERDRVAWLGDQGVPGPRVLDWHSGSAGVCLVTSAVPGVPADQVSAADLRVAWERIADAVRRLHEVPVGECPFRRGLDVMVAVARDVVTREAVNPEFLPVEQQHTPATELLARLAPQVARRRDQEAADMVVCHGDLCLPNIILDPQTLNVSGFIDLGRLGLADRYADLSLLLANARETWPNEEQARAADVAFAERYGITLDHDRLRFYLHLDPLTWG
- a CDS encoding helix-turn-helix domain-containing protein, with product MTEQGDGFAELPEDAPQPAQSRTPTEFTASLRSLRIWSGLTYRQLEDKATANADTLPASTIASTLGRVTLPREGFVDAYTRACGLGAEEVRQWREARRRIAGNEPVSNGAARDDDPDTPITGAPAPASVPRWRRVAPLLGAAVIGAAGTLGVRIAMHDASTPAALPDPMQLGRQTRRCP
- a CDS encoding amidohydrolase family protein; this encodes MIIRNVTVIDGQEAAPIADAEVVVTDGRFSAIRPAAGARAATGGAPVLDGRGGYLVPGLWESHTHLGGHAYSKPENERVKYVSQLLTDFLSAGVTSVVDLGGPLEIELAARDYRDKATDAAAGLFFAGPVFTGVEGWPVLDDPARAPIAYQTDNADVAYRQALALADQVDFIKCIYDGEPGAPDKLPLDALKAIVAAGHEKGKKVLVHVHERIDLEEAVAFGADGIEHAFQPQDPGSTAEARDVAALLAETNTSYCPTLVTWEQIAHNGAAGYLQQLVDDGFATHDDIPHITSRPIYGRQFPRHSAQDSHIRFDYAMRTLALMHDAGVKITAGSDVAILMPSPPIALLRELQLLAKAGLPLPAVLAPVPGIRPRRSVSRRRHRGRSPSDPLPTHCCSMLTPTWTSRTWSTAPTTSGRCGLGGQAGMRATPEPDTGR